A stretch of the Clostridium fungisolvens genome encodes the following:
- a CDS encoding glycosyltransferase family protein — translation MNDKKIAFITSVNDEELYEESKFYVEHLITPEDIEVEFVKVKDFNSITSAYNEGIRRSDAKYKVFMHQDVFIVNKNFIQDILHIFNLNKNIGMIGMVGCKTIPTNGVWWEASDCFGKVADSHIGSMEIINFNEVKDIYEEAAAIDGLIMITQYDIPWREDIFQGWHFYDVSHSIEFKRKGYKVVVPKQQSIWCIHDCGRIELDFSYEDSRKKLLDEYAEEINPLKVT, via the coding sequence ATGAATGATAAAAAAATTGCATTTATAACCTCTGTAAATGATGAAGAATTATATGAAGAATCAAAGTTTTATGTGGAACATCTAATAACCCCAGAAGATATAGAAGTAGAATTCGTTAAAGTTAAGGACTTCAACTCAATAACAAGTGCCTATAATGAAGGGATTAGAAGGTCAGATGCAAAGTACAAGGTTTTTATGCATCAAGATGTATTTATAGTGAATAAAAACTTTATACAGGATATCTTACACATATTTAATCTAAATAAGAATATAGGGATGATCGGTATGGTTGGGTGCAAGACAATTCCAACTAATGGAGTATGGTGGGAGGCAAGTGACTGCTTTGGTAAAGTTGCAGATAGTCATATTGGAAGCATGGAGATCATCAATTTTAATGAAGTAAAAGATATATATGAAGAAGCAGCAGCTATAGATGGGTTAATTATGATAACACAGTATGATATACCATGGAGAGAAGATATATTTCAAGGATGGCACTTTTATGATGTATCGCATAGTATTGAATTCAAAAGGAAAGGCTATAAGGTTGTGGTTCCAAAGCAGCAGTCAATTTGGTGTATACATGATTGTGGAAGAATTGAGTTGGATTTTAGCTATGAAGATAGTAGAAAAAAGTTGCTTGATGAGTATGCAGAAGAAATAAACCCTCTGAAAGTTACCTAA
- a CDS encoding bifunctional glycosyltransferase family 2 protein/class I SAM-dependent methyltransferase — protein MNRNIEAHKTSIIIITYNNIEYTKKCIDSIRKYTEHLDYEIIVVDNNSSDETKDWLKRCIDIKCIFNEFNMGFPKGCNQGINIATGDSVLLLNNDVIVTPRWLNNLSSALWSDESIGAVGAVTNNCSYYQTIPTTYTNYDELIEFAGKYNVSDEKRWEQRIKLIGFCMFIKKSVINKVGLLDERFTPGNYEDDDYSYRIIKAGYKLLLCKDTFIHHYGSASFKKDQGKTNDLMYENYRKFVEKWGFDPSSMTLIRYEILSKIINIDNSTMNILDIGCGCGATCLKIRDEYKNASLFGIEQNPSAASIARTFMNMKVGDVENIEFDYEERFFDYIIMSEVVQYLNNPERLFTIIKKYLKLQGCLILIVPNAMYFSKIKQLINGSWRYDDGCLGSENVSFFTFNDLYKLLVDCRYYNIRAEGILGETSKEDEEFIELLLSVSKQDMRIQYLSSRYIFLVDNNEYGMERRLAFILRRIEYDVDGENSVGKIAQLFFSKKLSMEDIDRAIEKHIILKDKLRSIMKEIYLEEKR, from the coding sequence TTGAATAGAAATATAGAGGCACATAAGACTAGTATAATTATAATTACTTACAACAATATAGAATATACAAAAAAATGCATAGATAGTATAAGGAAATATACAGAGCATTTGGATTATGAAATCATAGTTGTAGATAATAATTCTTCGGATGAAACGAAAGATTGGTTAAAAAGATGTATTGATATTAAATGTATATTTAATGAATTCAATATGGGTTTTCCTAAAGGGTGTAATCAAGGAATAAATATTGCAACAGGAGATAGTGTTTTGTTATTAAATAATGATGTTATAGTTACTCCAAGATGGCTCAATAATCTATCTTCAGCTTTGTGGAGCGATGAGAGTATAGGGGCCGTTGGAGCAGTAACTAATAACTGTTCTTATTATCAGACAATACCTACAACATATACCAATTACGATGAGCTCATTGAATTTGCAGGTAAGTATAATGTTTCAGATGAAAAAAGGTGGGAGCAGAGGATTAAGTTAATTGGTTTTTGTATGTTCATAAAAAAATCGGTTATTAACAAAGTAGGATTACTGGATGAAAGATTTACACCCGGAAATTATGAGGATGATGATTATTCATATAGAATAATAAAAGCTGGCTACAAACTTTTGTTATGTAAAGATACCTTTATTCATCATTATGGTAGTGCTTCGTTTAAAAAAGATCAAGGTAAAACAAATGACCTCATGTATGAAAACTACAGAAAGTTTGTAGAAAAGTGGGGATTTGATCCAAGCAGTATGACTCTTATAAGATATGAAATTTTAAGTAAAATAATTAATATTGATAATAGCACAATGAATATATTAGATATTGGCTGTGGATGTGGAGCAACCTGTCTAAAGATAAGAGACGAGTATAAAAATGCAAGCCTCTTTGGAATAGAACAAAATCCTTCAGCTGCCTCTATTGCCAGGACCTTCATGAATATGAAGGTAGGAGATGTAGAAAACATTGAATTTGACTATGAGGAAAGATTTTTTGATTACATTATAATGAGTGAGGTTGTTCAATATCTTAATAATCCGGAAAGACTTTTTACTATTATTAAGAAATATCTTAAGCTCCAGGGATGTTTAATATTAATAGTTCCAAATGCTATGTACTTTTCGAAGATAAAACAACTTATTAATGGCAGTTGGAGATATGATGATGGATGTTTAGGTAGTGAAAACGTAAGTTTCTTTACCTTCAATGACTTATATAAACTTCTTGTTGATTGTAGGTATTATAACATCAGGGCAGAGGGGATACTTGGAGAAACTAGCAAAGAAGACGAGGAGTTCATAGAGCTATTATTATCTGTATCAAAACAGGATATGAGAATTCAGTATTTGTCTTCTAGATATATTTTTTTAGTAGACAATAATGAGTATGGTATGGAACGGAGGTTAGCCTTTATACTTAGGAGAATAGAATATGATGTTGATGGTGAGAATAGTGTAGGAAAAATTGCTCAATTATTTTTTTCTAAAAAACTATCAATGGAAGATATAGATAGAGCTATTGAGAAACATATAATTTTAAAAGATAAGTTAAGAAGTATCATGAAGGAGATATATTTGGAGGAAAAAAGATGA
- a CDS encoding methyl-accepting chemotaxis protein — protein sequence MKKDQQQKKNGNGEKRFKFRSIRVKLILMMIFICQIPLVTYGVAAYKKSYDIILNKFKVTTNQEVGLVNQSLDNYFNGIVSSTTMLSNDYNLVNLSTHPESEEYAKDVIKQVKESNKDIEQIIFSTTDKKLISYPETNFAADYDPTAGEWYKNAMDNKGKVAFSEPYKSLGTGNNIVSASKVVIKDGTTVGVVTININLSTLADNMSKITLGNEGYVYVSDKNGIMIAHPDKTLLGKDDTTKQTYWNEVKSSKSGLAEYIYTKTGETKFASYITNDTTGWKIMASMKKNEINTDTKVLTNLLYLFLAGALIVNVIVAFLFSEIINKNIKKLRFALNGAAKGDLTNELSINSKDEFEDLAESYNEMTKGISALIANVKNSTDTINKTSIDLSTISEQTTNTIEDIAKTIDQVASGSTQQARDVETGVSELDALVKKLQNIYEQTTNMTRVSTDTDKMTKNGLVVMDALSDKSVDTSNASDKIELAVKDMRDSSLNIQEITKTINSIAEQTNLLALNAAIEAARAGEAGRGFSIVADEIRTLAEQSTQSTKDIQVLIEQVNEKSMIAVKSVTEAKATIEEQGNAVKETKETFNEISRAIDKLAMMIGTVQQSINGINKDKDSIMDKMQNMSAISEETAASTEQVSAATQQVAASMDSFNEKAANLKELSNGLEEDVDKFKI from the coding sequence ATGAAAAAGGATCAGCAGCAAAAGAAAAATGGAAATGGTGAAAAGCGATTTAAGTTTAGGAGCATAAGGGTAAAGCTCATACTTATGATGATTTTCATATGTCAAATTCCTTTAGTTACTTATGGTGTGGCAGCATATAAAAAATCCTATGACATAATTTTGAACAAATTTAAGGTTACAACAAATCAAGAAGTTGGTCTAGTAAATCAGTCATTAGACAACTATTTTAATGGAATTGTTTCAAGTACAACTATGCTTTCAAATGACTATAACCTTGTAAATTTAAGTACGCATCCAGAAAGTGAAGAGTATGCAAAAGATGTAATAAAACAAGTAAAAGAAAGTAATAAAGATATTGAACAAATAATCTTTTCTACTACTGATAAAAAATTAATATCTTATCCCGAAACGAACTTTGCAGCTGATTATGATCCTACTGCAGGAGAGTGGTATAAAAATGCCATGGATAACAAGGGAAAGGTTGCATTTTCAGAACCTTATAAGTCTTTAGGAACAGGAAATAATATAGTATCTGCTTCTAAAGTTGTAATTAAAGACGGTACTACTGTTGGAGTAGTTACGATAAATATAAACTTAAGCACGCTAGCTGACAATATGTCAAAGATAACCTTAGGTAATGAGGGCTATGTATATGTAAGTGATAAAAATGGTATCATGATAGCTCATCCTGATAAGACTCTTTTAGGAAAAGATGATACAACTAAGCAGACATATTGGAATGAAGTTAAAAGTTCTAAGAGTGGACTAGCTGAATACATATATACAAAAACTGGTGAAACAAAATTTGCAAGTTACATAACTAATGACACTACTGGTTGGAAGATAATGGCTTCCATGAAAAAGAATGAAATAAATACTGATACAAAAGTGCTAACAAATCTACTTTATTTATTTTTGGCTGGTGCCTTAATTGTAAATGTAATAGTAGCCTTTTTATTTAGTGAAATAATTAATAAAAATATTAAGAAGTTAAGATTTGCGCTAAACGGAGCTGCAAAGGGTGATTTGACTAATGAGTTATCTATTAATTCTAAGGATGAGTTTGAAGATTTAGCAGAGAGCTATAATGAAATGACTAAGGGTATAAGTGCACTTATTGCAAACGTGAAAAATTCAACTGATACTATAAATAAAACCTCTATAGATCTTTCAACTATTAGTGAGCAAACAACAAATACCATAGAGGATATAGCTAAAACTATAGATCAAGTTGCTAGTGGTAGTACGCAACAAGCAAGAGATGTTGAAACAGGCGTATCTGAGCTTGATGCTTTGGTTAAGAAACTTCAAAACATATATGAACAAACAACCAATATGACTAGAGTATCAACTGATACAGATAAGATGACTAAAAATGGATTAGTAGTTATGGATGCACTTTCAGATAAATCTGTGGACACAAGTAACGCATCAGATAAAATAGAGTTAGCAGTAAAGGATATGAGAGATTCATCTTTAAATATTCAAGAAATAACAAAGACTATAAACAGTATTGCAGAACAAACAAATCTTCTAGCATTAAATGCAGCAATTGAAGCAGCAAGAGCTGGAGAAGCAGGAAGAGGATTCTCTATAGTAGCTGACGAAATTAGAACTCTGGCAGAGCAGTCTACTCAATCAACGAAAGATATACAGGTTCTTATAGAACAGGTTAATGAAAAGTCAATGATTGCGGTGAAATCTGTTACTGAAGCTAAGGCTACAATAGAAGAACAAGGTAATGCAGTAAAAGAAACCAAAGAAACATTTAATGAGATATCTAGAGCTATAGACAAGTTAGCGATGATGATCGGTACTGTTCAGCAATCAATAAATGGTATAAATAAAGATAAGGATTCCATAATGGATAAAATGCAGAATATGTCGGCTATATCAGAAGAAACTGCGGCAAGTACAGAGCAGGTTTCAGCAGCCACTCAACAGGTAGCTGCAAGTATGGATTCATTTAATGAGAAAGCAGCTAACTTGAAGGAATTATCTAATGGGTTAGAAGAAGATGTAGATAAGTTCAAAATTTAA
- a CDS encoding PTS sugar transporter subunit IIB — protein MKRILIVCAAGMSTSLLVNKMMSAANDKNIDIEIFALPISKCANVSSTVDAVLLGPQVKFLKGQVDKIIKGRVPVVVIDMKDYSMMDGKVVLDKTLALLK, from the coding sequence ATGAAGAGAATACTGATTGTTTGTGCAGCGGGGATGTCTACAAGTTTATTAGTTAACAAAATGATGAGTGCTGCAAACGATAAAAATATAGATATAGAGATATTTGCTTTACCCATCTCGAAGTGCGCAAATGTAAGCAGTACAGTAGATGCGGTTCTTCTTGGTCCTCAAGTTAAATTTTTAAAGGGGCAAGTTGATAAAATAATAAAAGGTAGAGTTCCTGTTGTGGTAATTGATATGAAGGACTACAGTATGATGGATGGTAAGGTAGTTCTAGACAAAACTTTAGCTCTATTAAAATAG
- a CDS encoding MurR/RpiR family transcriptional regulator: MFSAENIANLNELELDLYKYVIENMNKVMYMRIRELAQETHVSTTTILRFCRNMGCEGFSDFKVKLKMHVKENNSKILDNSINAIEEFMERSLNGDLDESILKAAQLIADYNNVIFIGIGNSGFIAGYGARYMSSLGKFAMHIDDPYFPLIGEMVSNSVTIALSVSGETDSSLRLVNLLKSKGSKIISITNRKSSTLSKLSDVNISYYISTENFLDNALEYRDVTSQVPTVYIIEALAREVNRLLL; the protein is encoded by the coding sequence GTGTTTAGTGCTGAAAATATTGCGAATTTAAATGAGCTAGAGTTAGATCTATATAAGTATGTAATTGAAAATATGAATAAAGTAATGTATATGAGAATAAGGGAATTAGCACAGGAAACTCACGTTTCCACAACTACTATACTTAGGTTTTGTAGAAATATGGGATGTGAGGGGTTTTCTGATTTTAAAGTTAAGTTAAAGATGCATGTGAAAGAAAATAACAGTAAAATTCTTGATAATAGTATCAACGCTATAGAAGAGTTCATGGAGAGATCTCTAAATGGAGATTTGGATGAAAGTATATTGAAAGCTGCTCAGCTTATAGCTGATTATAATAATGTAATCTTTATAGGAATTGGCAATTCAGGCTTTATAGCAGGATATGGAGCGCGATATATGTCAAGTTTAGGAAAGTTTGCAATGCATATAGATGACCCTTATTTTCCACTTATAGGGGAAATGGTGAGTAATAGTGTAACTATAGCACTCTCGGTTTCTGGGGAAACTGATTCATCTTTAAGACTTGTTAATTTATTGAAATCTAAAGGAAGCAAGATTATTTCTATAACAAATAGAAAAAGTTCAACTTTGTCAAAACTTTCTGATGTTAATATATCTTATTACATAAGTACAGAAAACTTTTTGGATAATGCTTTAGAGTATAGAGATGTTACTTCTCAGGTACCTACTGTATACATAATTGAAGCACTAGCTAGAGAAGTCAATAGATTGTTGCTTTAA
- a CDS encoding homoserine dehydrogenase, with protein sequence MKRSIVICGYGNVAVELCKIISKNKNFILNQYDLELQVISVIGAQGQIFEEQGIDLELLVKCGKGSSALKEYAKVKGLNLHGKVIPKGDILVEATPTDLNSGEPGLSYSLEALNQGMDLVFASKGALVTNYKRILDKVKEKGVKLNYSGATAAALPTLDVGENCLSGSNLKSIKGILNGTTNYILSEMTLNKISFEEALEKAQRRGIAEKDPTLDISGFDSACKLVLIVNKVLNKTYDINDVHISGIDKLTNDDIRIAYENGQTIKLIAEASIFDEEISMKVGPVKVLNGKIMASVNGTNKCIIYETDEMGEIFCAGGASDPIGAGAAVLKDIINMYK encoded by the coding sequence TTGAAAAGATCTATAGTAATATGTGGATATGGCAATGTGGCAGTAGAACTTTGCAAAATTATATCAAAGAATAAAAACTTTATATTGAATCAATATGATTTAGAACTACAAGTTATATCAGTAATTGGAGCACAAGGTCAGATATTTGAAGAACAAGGTATAGATTTAGAGCTCTTGGTGAAGTGTGGCAAAGGATCTTCTGCTCTCAAAGAATATGCTAAAGTTAAAGGCTTGAATTTACATGGTAAAGTTATTCCTAAAGGAGATATACTTGTTGAAGCAACTCCAACAGACTTAAATAGCGGTGAACCTGGATTAAGCTATTCTTTAGAGGCTCTGAATCAGGGGATGGATTTAGTTTTTGCATCTAAAGGTGCATTAGTAACTAATTACAAGCGTATTTTAGATAAGGTTAAAGAAAAAGGTGTTAAGTTAAATTATAGCGGCGCTACAGCGGCAGCTCTTCCAACTTTAGATGTAGGAGAAAATTGCTTGAGTGGATCAAATTTAAAGTCAATTAAGGGAATATTAAATGGAACTACCAACTATATACTATCTGAAATGACATTAAATAAAATATCCTTTGAAGAGGCTTTAGAAAAGGCTCAAAGGAGGGGCATAGCAGAGAAAGATCCTACACTAGATATAAGTGGATTTGATAGCGCTTGTAAACTTGTATTAATAGTGAATAAAGTATTGAACAAGACGTATGATATTAATGATGTGCATATATCTGGAATTGATAAATTAACAAATGATGATATTAGGATTGCATATGAAAATGGACAAACGATAAAACTAATAGCAGAAGCAAGTATCTTTGATGAGGAAATATCCATGAAAGTTGGGCCAGTAAAAGTACTAAATGGAAAGATAATGGCATCAGTAAATGGTACAAATAAGTGTATAATTTATGAGACAGATGAAATGGGTGAAATATTTTGTGCAGGAGGGGCATCCGATCCTATTGGTGCTGGAGCTGCTGTTCTTAAAGATATAATAAACATGTATAAATAG
- a CDS encoding MFS transporter, translating into MCKEAKLLLVVSTIFTLGMGLSGIFANIFFWRETGDFIVIAIYNLMHYIFTPVSFIIAGYIAKKKNGIWALRIGLLLYAVFYVLILLIGKNGVGAIYSLGVIYGFACGFYWLAFNTLSFDFTCPTNRDTFNGYNGSCCGFASIVAPITSAYIISRFQGIKGYTIVFAITLVLFIILMLISLTLKCKNCGSKLNLRVAFLKNNNDWGMIRKATMCWGFRDVIIVFIVNLLIFQNTGSELSLGKLSLIGAFISSLSYMLVQRIIKPKRRRMAIFIGGMSALIGALLLSYRINYMILLIYTVIDSFFIPFFMIQLSSTTFNVIDKSHEGDLRVEYMINKDIVLNLGRIISTIVLVVLLSMFKHYNILNIYLIIIGTTPLISGYFLSKLKNILDGKIE; encoded by the coding sequence ATGTGTAAAGAGGCAAAATTGTTATTAGTAGTAAGTACGATTTTTACATTAGGTATGGGGTTGTCTGGAATATTTGCTAATATATTTTTTTGGAGAGAAACTGGAGATTTTATTGTAATAGCAATATATAATTTAATGCATTATATATTTACACCTGTCTCTTTTATAATTGCGGGATATATAGCTAAAAAGAAGAATGGCATATGGGCTTTAAGAATAGGATTATTATTATATGCTGTGTTTTATGTATTGATATTATTAATAGGGAAGAATGGAGTTGGAGCTATATACTCTTTAGGAGTTATATATGGGTTTGCGTGTGGCTTCTATTGGCTAGCTTTTAATACGTTGAGTTTTGATTTTACATGCCCTACTAATAGAGATACCTTTAATGGTTATAATGGTAGTTGTTGCGGATTTGCCAGTATAGTTGCGCCTATAACTTCAGCGTATATAATAAGTAGATTTCAGGGAATAAAAGGATACACTATAGTCTTTGCTATAACTTTAGTTTTGTTTATAATATTAATGCTTATAAGCCTTACCTTAAAGTGTAAGAACTGTGGCAGTAAACTAAACTTAAGGGTTGCTTTTTTAAAAAACAATAACGATTGGGGCATGATCCGAAAAGCTACTATGTGTTGGGGCTTTAGAGATGTTATTATAGTATTTATAGTGAACTTGTTAATCTTTCAAAATACAGGTAGTGAATTATCTCTTGGTAAGTTATCTCTTATAGGTGCATTTATTTCATCCTTATCTTATATGTTGGTGCAGAGAATAATAAAGCCTAAAAGGAGAAGAATGGCCATATTCATTGGAGGTATGTCAGCATTAATAGGTGCGTTGCTGCTTTCCTATAGAATAAATTATATGATATTGCTCATTTATACAGTGATAGATTCGTTCTTTATACCATTTTTTATGATTCAATTATCATCTACTACCTTTAATGTAATAGATAAATCCCATGAGGGAGATTTAAGAGTAGAGTATATGATAAATAAAGATATAGTGCTTAATTTGGGAAGAATAATTAGTACTATTGTTCTTGTAGTTTTACTGTCTATGTTTAAGCATTATAATATTTTAAATATATATTTAATTATAATAGGTACTACACCATTGATATCAGGGTATTTTCTATCTAAATTAAAAAACATTTTAGATGGGAAGATAGAATAA
- a CDS encoding HDIG domain-containing metalloprotein → MSEKTPTREEALILLKEFNKTESLLTHALAVEAVMRHFSELYNEDSEKWGIIGLLHDLDYEMYPEEHCFKAREILEERKWPEAYIRAIQSHGYGLVNDIEPIETMEKVLYTTDELTGLITATCLLRPSKSVLDLEVKSVKKKWKQKGFAAGVNREVITKGAEKLGVEIDKIIEETIKGMQKAADEIGLRGAV, encoded by the coding sequence TTGTCTGAAAAAACTCCAACTAGAGAAGAAGCTTTAATTCTTCTAAAAGAATTTAATAAAACTGAAAGTCTATTAACACACGCTTTAGCAGTAGAAGCTGTAATGAGACATTTTTCTGAACTTTATAATGAAGATTCTGAGAAGTGGGGTATTATTGGATTACTTCATGATTTGGATTACGAGATGTATCCAGAAGAACACTGCTTTAAAGCAAGGGAAATACTTGAAGAAAGAAAATGGCCTGAAGCTTATATCAGAGCTATCCAAAGTCATGGTTATGGTCTAGTGAATGATATAGAGCCTATAGAAACCATGGAAAAAGTTCTTTATACTACTGATGAACTTACAGGACTTATAACAGCAACCTGTTTACTTAGACCAAGTAAGAGCGTTTTAGATCTAGAAGTTAAGTCTGTAAAAAAGAAATGGAAGCAAAAAGGTTTTGCAGCCGGAGTTAATAGAGAGGTTATAACAAAAGGTGCAGAAAAACTAGGAGTAGAAATAGATAAGATTATAGAAGAAACAATTAAAGGTATGCAAAAAGCAGCAGATGAGATAGGCTTAAGAGGTGCAGTTTAA
- a CDS encoding FtsW/RodA/SpoVE family cell cycle protein, whose protein sequence is MIKSLFLDRKTLKELDFGIIITVILIVLFGAYNIATCSGKGSQQVKWLILSLAISYIVLLIDYVDLKIYVKIFYWLCMILLLYTLYFGKTINGATGWIHVGFYIQPAEIAKIALIMMLGVKLEDMEFKVNNIKNLIILGIYCAIPMVLIIKQPDMGMTMVLFFIVLGIAFAANLNLKILGAGILIVIISVVGIWNSGHFIKDYQKGRIIAFLDPESYALGDGYQLLQAMTGVGSGGFFGKKFTVENQANANYVANNVPEPQTDFIFAVTTENFGTLGAIVLLSLYGFLIYRIIAIAKKAKDGFGMIFSVGMATYFTFAILQNAGMSIGIMPITGITLPLTSYGGSSLLTTVVSIALVLNIGMRRKKIVF, encoded by the coding sequence TTGATAAAGAGCTTATTTTTAGATAGAAAAACACTAAAGGAACTGGATTTTGGCATTATAATTACTGTCATATTAATTGTTTTATTTGGAGCATATAATATTGCGACTTGTAGTGGTAAAGGAAGTCAACAGGTAAAGTGGCTTATATTATCTTTGGCCATATCCTACATAGTATTGTTAATTGATTATGTAGATTTAAAGATATATGTGAAGATATTTTATTGGTTGTGTATGATACTACTTTTATATACACTTTATTTTGGGAAAACAATAAATGGGGCCACAGGGTGGATTCATGTTGGTTTTTATATACAGCCAGCTGAGATAGCTAAAATTGCATTAATTATGATGCTTGGTGTAAAGCTCGAAGATATGGAGTTTAAGGTCAATAATATAAAAAATCTCATAATACTAGGTATATACTGTGCCATACCTATGGTGCTTATAATTAAGCAACCAGATATGGGGATGACTATGGTACTTTTTTTTATAGTACTCGGAATAGCCTTTGCTGCAAATCTTAATCTTAAAATTTTAGGAGCAGGAATTTTAATCGTCATTATATCTGTAGTTGGTATATGGAATTCAGGACATTTTATTAAGGACTACCAAAAAGGCAGGATAATTGCTTTTTTAGATCCAGAGTCTTATGCATTGGGGGATGGATATCAATTACTCCAAGCAATGACTGGAGTTGGTTCAGGTGGATTCTTTGGAAAGAAGTTCACTGTTGAAAACCAAGCAAATGCTAATTATGTGGCAAATAATGTGCCAGAACCTCAAACAGATTTCATATTTGCAGTTACTACAGAAAACTTTGGTACTTTGGGAGCAATTGTACTGTTAAGCCTTTATGGATTCTTAATATATAGAATTATAGCAATAGCTAAAAAAGCGAAGGATGGGTTTGGTATGATATTTTCAGTAGGTATGGCTACTTATTTTACCTTCGCCATTTTGCAGAATGCAGGCATGTCTATAGGTATTATGCCTATAACTGGAATAACGCTGCCACTAACTAGTTATGGAGGGAGTTCACTTCTTACTACAGTTGTATCAATTGCTTTAGTTTTAAATATAGGAATGAGAAGGAAAAAGATTGTTTTTTAA
- a CDS encoding 6-phospho-beta-glucosidase, translating to MDKRGLKIVTIGGGSSYTPELVEGLIKRYKELPVTEYWLVDIEEGKEKLEIVGNLAKRMVEKAGVPMEIHMTLDRREALKGADFVTTQLRVGLLPARAKDERIPLSHGFLGQETNGAGGLLKALRTVPVILDIAKEMKELCPNAWLINFTNPAGIVTEALLRYGEHKKVIGVCNVPIGLEFSIAALLGVEHSRIKIDFAGLNHMVYGERVYLDGKDITDEVMEKLLDPNNESPTMANIKAMQWEPEFIRALKLIPCPYHRYYYKRGDMLKEELESYSKGQTRAEVVMQVEKELFELYKDVNLAVKPEQLSKRGGAHYSDVACNVINAIYNDKNTVIAVNTRNGNTLSHFDVDSAVEVSCYVGKEGPKPVETVTDLPIVVQGLTAQIKSFERLAAEAAYTGNYDTALLAMVTNPLVSDDLKGKELLDEMLVAHKNHLPQFKQVIDKLENK from the coding sequence ATGGATAAGAGAGGTTTGAAGATAGTTACTATAGGGGGAGGGTCAAGCTATACGCCAGAATTGGTTGAAGGTTTGATTAAGAGATATAAGGAACTTCCTGTTACAGAATACTGGTTGGTGGACATCGAAGAAGGAAAAGAAAAATTAGAGATAGTAGGTAACTTAGCTAAAAGAATGGTAGAAAAAGCTGGAGTTCCAATGGAAATCCATATGACGTTAGATAGAAGAGAAGCATTAAAAGGAGCTGATTTTGTTACAACTCAACTTCGTGTAGGCTTACTCCCAGCTCGTGCTAAGGATGAAAGAATTCCTTTAAGTCATGGATTTTTGGGACAAGAAACTAATGGAGCAGGTGGATTGCTCAAAGCTTTGAGAACAGTTCCGGTTATACTTGATATTGCCAAGGAAATGAAAGAGCTCTGCCCAAATGCGTGGCTTATAAACTTTACAAATCCTGCTGGAATAGTTACGGAAGCATTATTAAGGTATGGAGAACATAAAAAAGTTATAGGCGTATGCAATGTACCAATAGGGCTTGAGTTCTCAATAGCAGCATTACTTGGAGTAGAACACTCAAGAATAAAGATAGATTTTGCTGGACTTAATCATATGGTATATGGTGAAAGAGTTTACTTAGATGGTAAGGACATAACTGATGAAGTTATGGAAAAGCTACTTGATCCAAACAATGAGAGTCCGACTATGGCAAATATAAAGGCTATGCAGTGGGAACCTGAGTTTATTAGAGCTTTGAAACTTATACCTTGCCCATATCACAGATATTACTATAAGAGAGGAGATATGCTTAAGGAAGAATTAGAAAGCTATTCTAAAGGGCAAACTCGTGCTGAAGTTGTAATGCAAGTGGAGAAGGAACTGTTTGAACTATATAAGGATGTTAATTTAGCTGTAAAGCCGGAGCAATTATCAAAACGAGGAGGCGCTCATTACTCAGATGTTGCATGTAATGTAATAAACGCAATATATAATGATAAGAATACAGTAATAGCTGTGAACACAAGAAATGGTAATACTTTGAGTCATTTTGATGTGGATTCTGCAGTTGAAGTAAGTTGTTATGTTGGAAAAGAGGGGCCAAAACCTGTTGAAACGGTAACAGATCTTCCAATTGTTGTACAAGGGCTTACTGCACAAATTAAATCCTTTGAAAGATTAGCAGCAGAGGCTGCGTACACTGGAAATTATGACACTGCTTTATTGGCGATGGTTACAAATCCTCTAGTTAGCGATGATTTAAAAGGTAAAGAATTATTAGATGAGATGTTAGTTGCTCATAAAAATCATTTACCTCAATTTAAACAAGTTATAGATAAATTAGAGAATAAATAA